From a single Bufo bufo chromosome 9, aBufBuf1.1, whole genome shotgun sequence genomic region:
- the PTCH2 gene encoding protein patched homolog 2 isoform X2 codes for MGEESIYTSQMLIQTPKEEGENILTQQALLLHLSAALAASKVQVSMYGKSWDLNKICYKSGVPIIENGMIERMIEKLFPCVIITPLDCFWEGSQLQGGSAYLPGRRDIQWTNLDPLQLMEELSQFTSLDGFKEMLDKAEVGQAYMERPCLDPTDSECPDSSPNKESQEIPDIVATLQNGCHGFSKKFMFWQKELILGGMLKGSLGELKSAEALQTMYLLMSPGQLYEHFKDDYEIHDINWNEEKAAAILESWQRKFVEQAQQSVPQNASQDIHAFSTTTLNDIMKSFSDVSAIRVAGGYLLMLAYACVTMLRWDCSKSQGAVGLAGVLLVALSVASGLGLCSLLGISFNAATTQVLPFLALGIGVDDMFLLAHAFTETGLSTPLKERTGECLRRTGTSVALTSINNMIAFFMAALVPIPALRAFSLQAAIVVVFNFAMVLLIFPAILSLDLQRREDQRLDILCCFYSPCSSRVIQIQPQEMPDANDNHTYHPSSYGNPTITTSTHITTTVQAFTQCDSSGHHVVTILPPTSQISTSPSVIVPTVDPLGSQVFSPSSSTRDLLSQVNETKGRRECVPLPFLKWSLADFAREKYAPLLLKPEMKGIVVALFMALLGLGLYGTTMVHDGLYLTDIVPRETKEYNFISAQFKYFSFYNMFIVTKGGFDYPKAQSSLCQLHESFGSVKFVVREKGRDLPKMWLHYFQDWLRGLQDSFDKDWHSGRITQDNYRNGTEDGILAYKLLIQTGSKKDPFNVDQLISRRLVDENGLIAQDVFYIYLTVWVSNDPLGYAASQANFYPQPPEWIHDRYDTTGENLRIPAAEPIEFAQFPFYLNGLRQTSDFIEAIESVRSVCKEFAEQGVYSYPSGYPFLFWEQYIGLRHWFLLAISIVLACTFLVCALLLLNPWTAGIIVFILAMMTVELFGIMGLIGIKLSAIPVVILIASVGIGVEFTVHVALGFLTAIGDRNQRSVIALEHMFAPVLDGAISTLLGVLMLAGSEFDFILRYFFAVLTILTILGLLNGLVLLPVLLSLIGPPAEVTPADNSNRLPTPTPEPPHLNHHTFYMQHKAGERGGFSDPEDSSEYYSETTATSGVEEDDPHLYERSPYIIPPKPSHILLEASKSPSYPKIMLVKPCKGSQGDNADKTPPAQNIKDSQEPKDWRKCHQGSAWTKQPPNSRPRYSSRPQGHRTTPPAYCTKVTGPSGSITTVTATASVTVAVHPSLPGAVRAYSHEGYEDSDTDCAEHRPKWARGKNRHLEVFELEDVEQNRSAEHSSAVR; via the exons ATGGGCGAGGAGTCCATCTACACCTCACAAATGCTCATCCAGACCCCGAAGGAGGAAGGCGAAAATATCCTGACCCAACAGGCTCTCCTCCTGCACCTCAGCGCTGCGCTGGCCGCCAGCAAAGTGCAGGTCTCAATGTATGGAAA GTCGTGGGATCTAAACAAGATTTGCTACAAGTCCGGCGTCCCAATCATCGAGAATGGGATGATTGAGCGG ATGATTGAGAAGCTTTTCCCTTGTGTCATCATCACTCCCTTGGACTGTTTTTGGGAAGGGTCTCAGCTGCAGGGAGGCTCCGCCTATTTACC GGGAAGGAGAGACATTCAGTGGACAAACTTGGACCCTCTCCAACTGATGGAGGAGCTCAGCCAATTCACCAGCCTGGATGGCTTCAAAGAGATGCTGGACAAGGCCGAGGTGGGACAGGCATATATGGAGCGGCCCTGCCTCGACCCCACAGACTCCGAGTGTCCAGACAGTTCCCCCAACAAGGAGTCACAGGAG ATCCCAGACATTGTGGCTACACTTCAGAATGGCTGCCACGGCTTTTCCAAGAAGTTTATGTTCTGGCAGAAGGAGCTGATTTTGGGCGGGATGTTGAAAGGAAGCCTCGGAGAACTGAAGAG TGCTGAAGCTCTGCAGACCATGTACCTCCTGATGAGTCCGGGGCAGCTGTACGAACACTTCAAAGACGACTATGAAATCCATGACATCAACTGGAATGAGGAGAAGGCAGCTGCCATCTTGGAGTCATGGCAGCGAAAGTTTGTGGAG caagcacagcagtCGGTCCCGCAGAACGCATCGCAGGACATCCACGCCTTCTCCACCACCACCCTGAATGATATCATGAAGTCTTTCTCCGATGTCAGTGCCATCCGCGTGGCCGGCGGATACCTGCTAATG CTGGCCTATGCCTGTGTCACCATGCTGCGCTGGGATTGTTCCAAGTCTCAAGGAGCTGTGGGCCTGGCTGGAGTCCTTCTTGTGGCCCTCTCTGTGGCATCAGGGCTGGGACTTTGCTCCCTTCTTGGCATCTCCTTCAATGCTGCAACAACCCAG GTCCTGCCATTTCTGGCACTGGGTATAGGTGTGGACGACATGTTCCTGCTGGCACACGCCTTCACAGAGACCGGCCTgagtacccctttaaag GAAAGGACGGGCGAATGCCTGAGACGCACGGGTACGAGTGTGGCGCTGACTTCTATCAATAATATGATTGCTTTTTTCATGGCGGCTTTGGTTCCGATCCCAGCTCTGCGGGCGTTCTCGCTGCAG GCTGCTATTGTGGTCGTATTCAATTTTGCGATGGTTTTGCTAATATTTCCCGCCATTTTGAGCTTGGATCTACAGCGTAGAGAGGATCAGAGGCTGGATATTCTCTGCTGCTTCTACAG CCCCTGCTCCTCCAGAGTGATCCAGATTCAACCTCAAGAAATGCCCGATGCCAATGACAATCACACCTACCATCCCTCATCTTATGGGAACCCCACCATCACTACCAGCACCCACATCACCACCACCGTCCAGGCCTTCACCCAGTGTGATTCATCTGGGCACCACGTGGTCACCATCTTACCACCAACCTCCCAAATCTCCACCTCGCCCTCTGTCATTGTCCCCACTGTGGACCCCTTGGGGTCTCAggtcttcagcccctccagctccACCCGGGATTTGTTGTCTCAGGTGAATGAAACCAAAGGCAGGCGTGAGTGCGTCCCTCTTCCCTTCCTGAAGTGGAGCCTGGCGGACTTTGCCCGTGAGAAGTACGCCCCTTTACTGCTGAAGCCGGAGATGAAG gggatCGTGGTCGCTCTCTTCATGGCTCTTTTAGGCCTCGGCTTGTATGGAACCACCATGGTTCATGACGGACTCTACCTGACGGACATCGTTCCTCGAGAGACCAAGGAGTACAACTTCATCTCCGCTCAGTTCAAATATTTCTCCTTCTACAACATGTTCATCGTTACAAAGGGAGGCTTCGACTACCCCAAGGCTCAGAGCTCTTTGTGCCAGCTCCACGAGTCCTTCGGCTCAGTCAAGTTCGTTGTCCGAGAGAAGGGAAGAGACTTGCCCAAAATGTGGCTGCATTATTTCCAGGACTGGCTGAGAG GCCTCCAGGATTCTTTTGACAAGGACTGGCATTCTGGTCGCATCACGCAGGATAATTACAGGAACGGTACAGAGGACGGCATCCTGGCTTATAAGCTCCTCATCCAGACGGGGAGCAAGAAGGATCCCTTTAATGTCGACCAG CTGATTAGTCGCCGACTAGTGGATGAGAATGGCCTGATTGCTCAGGATGTGTTTTATATCTACCTGACCGTGTGGGTGAGCAACGATCCCCTGGGCTATGCTGCCTCACAGGCCAATTTCTACCCTCAGCCTCCGGAATGGATCCACGATCGATATGACACCACTGGGGAGAATCTGAGAA TCCCAGCTGCAGAACCCATAGAATTTGCCCAGTTTCCCTTCTACCTGAACGGTCTGCGCCAGACATCGGATTTTATTGAAGCCATTGAGAGCGTGCGCTCAGTCTGCAAGGAGTTTGCTGAGCAGGGGGTGTACAGCTACCCCAGTGGCTACCCCTTCCTCTTCTGGGAGCAGTACATTGGCCTGCGTCACTGGTTCCTCCTGGCCATCAGCATCGTTCTGGCCTGTACATTTCTGGTGTGCGCCCTTCTCCTGCTCAATCCGTGGACAGCTGGAATCATT GTTTTCATCTTGGCCATGATGACGGTGGAGCTGTTTGGCATTATGGGGTTGATCGGTATCAAGCTGAGCGCCATCCCTGTGGTGATCCTCATCGCCTCTGTTGGGATTGGAGTAGAGTTCACTGTTCATGTGGCTTTG GGATTTCTCACGGCCATTGGTGACCGGAACCAGCGCTCTGTAATTGCCCTAGAACACATGTTTGCCCCCGTTCTGGATGGAGCCATATCCACTCTTCTTGGGGTGCTGATGCTGGCGGGATCCGAGTTTGACTTTATTCTAAG GTATTTTTTCGCTGTGCTCACTATTCTCACCATCCTGGGGCTGCTGAACGGGCTGGTCCTGCTCCCTGTGCTGCTGTCGCTTATCGGACCCCCGGCTGAA GTGACTCCTGCGGACAATAGTAACCGCCTCCCGACACCCACCCCAGAGCCGCCACATCTCAACCACCACACCTTCTACATGCAGCACAAAGCTGGAGAGCGAGGGGGCTTCAGTGACCCCGAGGACTCCTCGGAATATTACTCTGAGACCACCGCCACCTCAGGGGTGGAGGAGGATGATCCCCATCTCTATGAGCGAAGCCCATATATCATCCCCCCAAAGCCATCCCACATCCTGCTGGAAGCCAGCAAGAGCCCCTCTTACCCCAAAATCATG CTGGTAAAGCCTTGCAAGGGGAGCCAAGGAGACAATGCAGACAAGACTCCTCCAGCACAGAATATAAAGGACTCTCAGGAGCCTAAAGACTGGAGAAAGTGTCACCAGGGGTCTGCATGGACTAAACAGCCCCCCAATTCCAGGCCTCGGTACAGTAGTAGGCCTCAGGGCCACAGAACTACACCACCAGCCTACTGTACAAAGGTGACAGGCCCCAGCGGCTCCATCACCACCGTGACTGCTACGGCTTCCGTGACAGTCGCAGTGCATCCAAGCTTGCCCGGAGCAGTGAGGGCTTACAGCCACGAGGGTTATGAGGACAGTGATACGGACTGTGCGGAACACAGGCCCAAATGGGCCAGGGGCAAAAACCGCCACCTGGAGGTGTTTGAGCTGGAGGATGTGGAGCAGAACCGAAGCGCAGAGCACTCCTCTGCTGTACGCTAG
- the PTCH2 gene encoding protein patched homolog 2 isoform X1 — MASVPPNTGERGFTDLPPGHKTSYPAPGSDLLRRPSYCHAAFALKQISKGKAVGQKAPLWLRAQFQSLLFSLGCSIQRHCGKVLFIGLLVFGALAVGLRVASIETDIERLWVEAGSRVSQELSYTKEKMGEESIYTSQMLIQTPKEEGENILTQQALLLHLSAALAASKVQVSMYGKSWDLNKICYKSGVPIIENGMIERMIEKLFPCVIITPLDCFWEGSQLQGGSAYLPGRRDIQWTNLDPLQLMEELSQFTSLDGFKEMLDKAEVGQAYMERPCLDPTDSECPDSSPNKESQEIPDIVATLQNGCHGFSKKFMFWQKELILGGMLKGSLGELKSAEALQTMYLLMSPGQLYEHFKDDYEIHDINWNEEKAAAILESWQRKFVEQAQQSVPQNASQDIHAFSTTTLNDIMKSFSDVSAIRVAGGYLLMLAYACVTMLRWDCSKSQGAVGLAGVLLVALSVASGLGLCSLLGISFNAATTQVLPFLALGIGVDDMFLLAHAFTETGLSTPLKERTGECLRRTGTSVALTSINNMIAFFMAALVPIPALRAFSLQAAIVVVFNFAMVLLIFPAILSLDLQRREDQRLDILCCFYSPCSSRVIQIQPQEMPDANDNHTYHPSSYGNPTITTSTHITTTVQAFTQCDSSGHHVVTILPPTSQISTSPSVIVPTVDPLGSQVFSPSSSTRDLLSQVNETKGRRECVPLPFLKWSLADFAREKYAPLLLKPEMKGIVVALFMALLGLGLYGTTMVHDGLYLTDIVPRETKEYNFISAQFKYFSFYNMFIVTKGGFDYPKAQSSLCQLHESFGSVKFVVREKGRDLPKMWLHYFQDWLRGLQDSFDKDWHSGRITQDNYRNGTEDGILAYKLLIQTGSKKDPFNVDQLISRRLVDENGLIAQDVFYIYLTVWVSNDPLGYAASQANFYPQPPEWIHDRYDTTGENLRIPAAEPIEFAQFPFYLNGLRQTSDFIEAIESVRSVCKEFAEQGVYSYPSGYPFLFWEQYIGLRHWFLLAISIVLACTFLVCALLLLNPWTAGIIVFILAMMTVELFGIMGLIGIKLSAIPVVILIASVGIGVEFTVHVALGFLTAIGDRNQRSVIALEHMFAPVLDGAISTLLGVLMLAGSEFDFILRYFFAVLTILTILGLLNGLVLLPVLLSLIGPPAEVTPADNSNRLPTPTPEPPHLNHHTFYMQHKAGERGGFSDPEDSSEYYSETTATSGVEEDDPHLYERSPYIIPPKPSHILLEASKSPSYPKIMLVKPCKGSQGDNADKTPPAQNIKDSQEPKDWRKCHQGSAWTKQPPNSRPRYSSRPQGHRTTPPAYCTKVTGPSGSITTVTATASVTVAVHPSLPGAVRAYSHEGYEDSDTDCAEHRPKWARGKNRHLEVFELEDVEQNRSAEHSSAVR, encoded by the exons CCGGCAGCCGCGTGAGCCAGGAGCTCAGCTACACGAAAGAGAAGATGGGCGAGGAGTCCATCTACACCTCACAAATGCTCATCCAGACCCCGAAGGAGGAAGGCGAAAATATCCTGACCCAACAGGCTCTCCTCCTGCACCTCAGCGCTGCGCTGGCCGCCAGCAAAGTGCAGGTCTCAATGTATGGAAA GTCGTGGGATCTAAACAAGATTTGCTACAAGTCCGGCGTCCCAATCATCGAGAATGGGATGATTGAGCGG ATGATTGAGAAGCTTTTCCCTTGTGTCATCATCACTCCCTTGGACTGTTTTTGGGAAGGGTCTCAGCTGCAGGGAGGCTCCGCCTATTTACC GGGAAGGAGAGACATTCAGTGGACAAACTTGGACCCTCTCCAACTGATGGAGGAGCTCAGCCAATTCACCAGCCTGGATGGCTTCAAAGAGATGCTGGACAAGGCCGAGGTGGGACAGGCATATATGGAGCGGCCCTGCCTCGACCCCACAGACTCCGAGTGTCCAGACAGTTCCCCCAACAAGGAGTCACAGGAG ATCCCAGACATTGTGGCTACACTTCAGAATGGCTGCCACGGCTTTTCCAAGAAGTTTATGTTCTGGCAGAAGGAGCTGATTTTGGGCGGGATGTTGAAAGGAAGCCTCGGAGAACTGAAGAG TGCTGAAGCTCTGCAGACCATGTACCTCCTGATGAGTCCGGGGCAGCTGTACGAACACTTCAAAGACGACTATGAAATCCATGACATCAACTGGAATGAGGAGAAGGCAGCTGCCATCTTGGAGTCATGGCAGCGAAAGTTTGTGGAG caagcacagcagtCGGTCCCGCAGAACGCATCGCAGGACATCCACGCCTTCTCCACCACCACCCTGAATGATATCATGAAGTCTTTCTCCGATGTCAGTGCCATCCGCGTGGCCGGCGGATACCTGCTAATG CTGGCCTATGCCTGTGTCACCATGCTGCGCTGGGATTGTTCCAAGTCTCAAGGAGCTGTGGGCCTGGCTGGAGTCCTTCTTGTGGCCCTCTCTGTGGCATCAGGGCTGGGACTTTGCTCCCTTCTTGGCATCTCCTTCAATGCTGCAACAACCCAG GTCCTGCCATTTCTGGCACTGGGTATAGGTGTGGACGACATGTTCCTGCTGGCACACGCCTTCACAGAGACCGGCCTgagtacccctttaaag GAAAGGACGGGCGAATGCCTGAGACGCACGGGTACGAGTGTGGCGCTGACTTCTATCAATAATATGATTGCTTTTTTCATGGCGGCTTTGGTTCCGATCCCAGCTCTGCGGGCGTTCTCGCTGCAG GCTGCTATTGTGGTCGTATTCAATTTTGCGATGGTTTTGCTAATATTTCCCGCCATTTTGAGCTTGGATCTACAGCGTAGAGAGGATCAGAGGCTGGATATTCTCTGCTGCTTCTACAG CCCCTGCTCCTCCAGAGTGATCCAGATTCAACCTCAAGAAATGCCCGATGCCAATGACAATCACACCTACCATCCCTCATCTTATGGGAACCCCACCATCACTACCAGCACCCACATCACCACCACCGTCCAGGCCTTCACCCAGTGTGATTCATCTGGGCACCACGTGGTCACCATCTTACCACCAACCTCCCAAATCTCCACCTCGCCCTCTGTCATTGTCCCCACTGTGGACCCCTTGGGGTCTCAggtcttcagcccctccagctccACCCGGGATTTGTTGTCTCAGGTGAATGAAACCAAAGGCAGGCGTGAGTGCGTCCCTCTTCCCTTCCTGAAGTGGAGCCTGGCGGACTTTGCCCGTGAGAAGTACGCCCCTTTACTGCTGAAGCCGGAGATGAAG gggatCGTGGTCGCTCTCTTCATGGCTCTTTTAGGCCTCGGCTTGTATGGAACCACCATGGTTCATGACGGACTCTACCTGACGGACATCGTTCCTCGAGAGACCAAGGAGTACAACTTCATCTCCGCTCAGTTCAAATATTTCTCCTTCTACAACATGTTCATCGTTACAAAGGGAGGCTTCGACTACCCCAAGGCTCAGAGCTCTTTGTGCCAGCTCCACGAGTCCTTCGGCTCAGTCAAGTTCGTTGTCCGAGAGAAGGGAAGAGACTTGCCCAAAATGTGGCTGCATTATTTCCAGGACTGGCTGAGAG GCCTCCAGGATTCTTTTGACAAGGACTGGCATTCTGGTCGCATCACGCAGGATAATTACAGGAACGGTACAGAGGACGGCATCCTGGCTTATAAGCTCCTCATCCAGACGGGGAGCAAGAAGGATCCCTTTAATGTCGACCAG CTGATTAGTCGCCGACTAGTGGATGAGAATGGCCTGATTGCTCAGGATGTGTTTTATATCTACCTGACCGTGTGGGTGAGCAACGATCCCCTGGGCTATGCTGCCTCACAGGCCAATTTCTACCCTCAGCCTCCGGAATGGATCCACGATCGATATGACACCACTGGGGAGAATCTGAGAA TCCCAGCTGCAGAACCCATAGAATTTGCCCAGTTTCCCTTCTACCTGAACGGTCTGCGCCAGACATCGGATTTTATTGAAGCCATTGAGAGCGTGCGCTCAGTCTGCAAGGAGTTTGCTGAGCAGGGGGTGTACAGCTACCCCAGTGGCTACCCCTTCCTCTTCTGGGAGCAGTACATTGGCCTGCGTCACTGGTTCCTCCTGGCCATCAGCATCGTTCTGGCCTGTACATTTCTGGTGTGCGCCCTTCTCCTGCTCAATCCGTGGACAGCTGGAATCATT GTTTTCATCTTGGCCATGATGACGGTGGAGCTGTTTGGCATTATGGGGTTGATCGGTATCAAGCTGAGCGCCATCCCTGTGGTGATCCTCATCGCCTCTGTTGGGATTGGAGTAGAGTTCACTGTTCATGTGGCTTTG GGATTTCTCACGGCCATTGGTGACCGGAACCAGCGCTCTGTAATTGCCCTAGAACACATGTTTGCCCCCGTTCTGGATGGAGCCATATCCACTCTTCTTGGGGTGCTGATGCTGGCGGGATCCGAGTTTGACTTTATTCTAAG GTATTTTTTCGCTGTGCTCACTATTCTCACCATCCTGGGGCTGCTGAACGGGCTGGTCCTGCTCCCTGTGCTGCTGTCGCTTATCGGACCCCCGGCTGAA GTGACTCCTGCGGACAATAGTAACCGCCTCCCGACACCCACCCCAGAGCCGCCACATCTCAACCACCACACCTTCTACATGCAGCACAAAGCTGGAGAGCGAGGGGGCTTCAGTGACCCCGAGGACTCCTCGGAATATTACTCTGAGACCACCGCCACCTCAGGGGTGGAGGAGGATGATCCCCATCTCTATGAGCGAAGCCCATATATCATCCCCCCAAAGCCATCCCACATCCTGCTGGAAGCCAGCAAGAGCCCCTCTTACCCCAAAATCATG CTGGTAAAGCCTTGCAAGGGGAGCCAAGGAGACAATGCAGACAAGACTCCTCCAGCACAGAATATAAAGGACTCTCAGGAGCCTAAAGACTGGAGAAAGTGTCACCAGGGGTCTGCATGGACTAAACAGCCCCCCAATTCCAGGCCTCGGTACAGTAGTAGGCCTCAGGGCCACAGAACTACACCACCAGCCTACTGTACAAAGGTGACAGGCCCCAGCGGCTCCATCACCACCGTGACTGCTACGGCTTCCGTGACAGTCGCAGTGCATCCAAGCTTGCCCGGAGCAGTGAGGGCTTACAGCCACGAGGGTTATGAGGACAGTGATACGGACTGTGCGGAACACAGGCCCAAATGGGCCAGGGGCAAAAACCGCCACCTGGAGGTGTTTGAGCTGGAGGATGTGGAGCAGAACCGAAGCGCAGAGCACTCCTCTGCTGTACGCTAG